A genomic segment from Halomonas sp. GD1P12 encodes:
- a CDS encoding DMT family transporter — translation MPLRDLLLGLLVVAIWALNIVVIKVGVAELPPLLMTTLRFALVALLLVPFYPVPRAQLPFLLLLSVTFGTLHFAMLFIGLGQSEAGTGALLVQMGTPFATILAVVFLKEKLGPKRLAGLLLSFAGVVVLAGGPTLPSPLPLGILLLSALGWAVSQLLIKRGPAIAPLALAGWIALFAVPQVALGSWLFENGQWQAIRSAGLAGWGAVFYTAVMSSILAYGIWYALLRRHPVNKVVPMTLLVPVLAVGLGALLMGDPLGVHKLAGGGLVVAGVGLILLRFKKRRPAV, via the coding sequence GTGCCGCTACGCGATTTACTTCTGGGCCTTCTGGTCGTGGCCATCTGGGCGCTCAATATCGTCGTCATCAAGGTGGGCGTGGCGGAACTTCCGCCGCTGTTGATGACCACGCTGCGCTTTGCGCTGGTCGCCCTTCTGCTGGTGCCCTTCTATCCGGTGCCGCGCGCCCAGCTGCCGTTTCTGCTGCTGTTATCCGTCACCTTCGGTACGCTGCACTTCGCCATGCTGTTCATCGGCCTTGGTCAGTCCGAGGCGGGCACCGGCGCGCTTTTGGTACAGATGGGCACGCCGTTTGCGACGATTCTGGCGGTCGTCTTTCTCAAGGAGAAGCTGGGGCCCAAGCGGCTGGCGGGACTGTTGCTATCGTTTGCCGGCGTGGTGGTGCTGGCGGGTGGCCCCACGCTGCCCTCGCCGCTGCCGCTTGGCATTCTGCTTTTGAGCGCGCTGGGCTGGGCGGTGTCGCAACTTTTGATCAAGCGCGGCCCAGCCATCGCGCCGCTGGCGCTGGCGGGCTGGATCGCGCTATTCGCAGTGCCCCAGGTCGCGCTCGGCTCCTGGCTTTTCGAGAACGGGCAGTGGCAAGCCATTCGCTCGGCGGGCCTGGCCGGCTGGGGCGCGGTGTTCTATACCGCGGTGATGTCGTCGATCCTTGCCTACGGTATCTGGTACGCGCTGCTACGCCGCCACCCGGTCAACAAGGTGGTGCCGATGACGCTGCTGGTACCGGTACTGGCGGTGGGGCTGGGGGCGCTTCTGATGGGCGACCCCCTGGGCGTACACAAGCTCGCCGGCGGCGGCCTGGTGGTCGCCGGGGTGGGGCTGATTCTACTGCGTTTTAAAAAGCGCCGCCCGGCGGTTTAG
- a CDS encoding DUF192 domain-containing protein, whose amino-acid sequence MNLSRRKLIKTALGAALVASVATPAFNLFAAEPEGAKAAAPEAGTLPLTIHTEQGPHRLDVEVAETISQRQKGLMGREHLPEERGMLFRFEREQPAGNAFWMFNTLIALDIAFIDDQGRIVAINTMPPCESETARECPTYLAGAPFTSALEVNAGYFEARGIQVGDCVSVPALAGFCRPDA is encoded by the coding sequence ATGAACCTGTCGCGTCGCAAACTCATCAAAACCGCGCTGGGCGCGGCGCTCGTCGCCAGCGTAGCGACCCCCGCCTTCAATCTCTTCGCCGCCGAGCCAGAGGGGGCGAAAGCGGCGGCACCAGAGGCCGGGACGCTGCCGCTGACCATTCACACCGAGCAGGGCCCGCATCGGCTGGATGTCGAAGTGGCCGAGACGATCTCGCAGCGCCAAAAAGGGCTGATGGGACGCGAGCACCTGCCCGAAGAGCGCGGCATGCTGTTTCGCTTCGAGCGCGAGCAGCCCGCGGGCAATGCCTTCTGGATGTTCAATACGCTGATCGCGCTGGATATCGCCTTCATCGATGACCAGGGGCGGATCGTCGCGATCAACACCATGCCCCCGTGCGAGTCCGAGACTGCCCGCGAGTGCCCAACCTACCTGGCGGGCGCGCCGTTCACCTCGGCGCTGGAGGTCAACGCCGGCTACTTCGAGGCGCGCGGTATTCAGGTGGGCGACTGCGTCTCCGTGCCGGCGCTGGCCGGCTTCTGCCGGCCCGACGCCTGA